A window of the Brassica oleracea var. oleracea cultivar TO1000 chromosome C1, BOL, whole genome shotgun sequence genome harbors these coding sequences:
- the LOC106302855 gene encoding uncharacterized protein LOC106302855, giving the protein MVKTYTHESLKIIYLFVFALLIVRLIPSKAQPPYCTMERRDTEYFNCVDSLKLGTPWVPPSKDCCEYIQIDNMACFCKGANRLFSAVFDQNKLFKISHACGDLLVPGSYCGIFKVPGGV; this is encoded by the exons ATGGTGAAAACCTATACTCACGAGTCTCTAAAAATCATTTATTTGTTCGTGTTTGCATTACTGATTGTGAGATTAATTCCATCAAAAGCTCAACCTCCATATTGTACTATGGAAAGACGTGATACTGAGTACTTTAATTGCGTTGATTCTCTCAAGTTGGGTACACCATGGGTTCCTCCTTCCAAAGACTGCTGCGAATATATACAAATCGATAATATGGCTTGCTTCTGCAAAGGCGCCAATAGATTATTTTCAGCAGTTTTTGACCAAAATAAGCTTTTCAAAATCTCTCATGCATGCGGAGATCTCTTAGTTCCGGGATCATATTGCGGAA TTTTCAAGGTTCCAGGTGGTGTGTGA
- the LOC106309713 gene encoding cyclin-dependent kinase C-2-like translates to MAIADFGQLNMEEPPPFWGSRGVDCFEKLEQVGEGTYGQVYMAREIKTGEIVALKKIRMDNEREGFPITAIREIKILKKLDHPNVIHLKEIVTSPGRDRDDQGKPDNNKYKGGIYMVFEYMDHDLTGLSDRSTQGFTVPQIKCYMKQLLTGLHYCHIKKVLHRDIKGSNLLIDNEGNLKLADFGLARSYSHDHDGNLTNRVITLWYRPPELLLGATKYGPAIDMWSVGCIFAELLNGKPILPGKTETEQLTKIYELCGSPDENNWPGVSKMPWFDQLKSPRPLRRRLREIYRNFDRHALELLERMLVLDPSQRISAKDALDADYFWTDPLPCDPKSLPKYESSHEFQTKKRRQEMRHNEEAAKKQKMQHPQQHSRWPAQQHGVGQTHAAPHWPAGPNHPVNNGPPPQIPAGGPSGHHYYQNPRGPAPGSNGYHHPSGNQTGGYNNNRSRGGYSSGSFPSQGRGAPYGAGPSGGYGVRPPNYSQSGGQYGGSGRGQNPMGGARNQRYGGWQ, encoded by the exons ATGGCGATAGCGGATTTTGGGCAGTTGAATATGGAGGAGCCCCCTCCGTTCTGGGGATCTCGTGGCGTCGATTGCTTCGAGAAGCTTGAACAGGTCGGCGAAGGAACTTACGG TCAAGTATACATGGCTAGAGAAATTAAAACTGGAGAGATCGTTGCTCTTAAGAAGATCCGTATGGACAATGAAAGAGAAGGG TTTCCCATCACAGCCATCCGGGAGATCAAAATTCTGAAGAAGCTGGATCATCCAAACGTCATTCATTTGAAAGAGATTGTTACTTCGCCAG GTCGAGATAGGGACGACCAAGGAAAGCCAG ATAATAACAAATACAAGGGCGGAATCTACATGGTCTTTGAGTACATGGATCATGACTTGACTGGACTCTCTGATCGTTCTACACAGGGATTTACTGTTCCTCAAATCAAG TGTTACATGAAGCAACTGCTCACTGGGCTTCACTACTGTCATATTAAAAAAGTTCTTCATCGTGATATTAAAG GTTCCAACCTCCTTATTGACAATGAGGGAAACTTAAAGCTTGCGGATTTTGGGCTTGCACGCTCCTATTCTCATGATCATGATGGAAATCTTACAAACCGTGTCATCACTTTGTGGTATAG GCCCCCTGAATTGCTACTCGGTGCTACAAAATATGGACCAGCGATTGACATGTGGTCAGTTGGTTGCATATTTGCTGAACTTTTGAATGGGAAACCAATCTTGCCTGGCAAAACCGAG ACTGAACAATTGACTAAGATTTATGAACTTTGTGGATCACCTGATGAAAACAACTGGCCTGGTGTTTCGAAGATGCCTTGGTTTGACCAGCTGAAATCACCTCGGCCCTTGAGAAGACGTTTAAGGGAGATCTACCGAAA TTTTGATCGCCATGCCCTTGAACTACTGGAAAGAATGTTGGTGCTTGACCCGTCTCAG AGAATATCTGCAAAGGATGCTCTTGATGCAGACTACTTTTGGACTGATCCGTTGCCGTGTGATCCAAAGAG TCTACCCAAATATGAATCATCACATGAGTTCCAGACAAAGAAAAGGCGGCAAGAGATGCGTCATAACGAGGAAGCAGCCAAGAAACAGAAAATGCAGCATCCACAGCAGCACTCTCGTTGGCCTGCACAGCAACATGGTGTTGGTCAAACTCATGCCGCTCCACACTGGCCTGCCGGACCAAACCACCCTGTTAACAACGGACCGCCACCTCAGATACCTGCTGGTGGACCTAGTGGTCATCACTACTATCAAAATCCCCGTGGTCCCGCACCTGGTTCAAACGGGTACCACCATCCTAGCGGAAACCAGACTGGCGGGTATAACAATAATCGGAGCCGCGGAGGTTACAGCAGCGGATCATTTCCTTCACAAGGTCGAGGTGCACCATATGGCGCCGGTCCTAGCGGTGGCTATGGTGTTAGACCGCCTAACTACTCACAAAGTGGTGGTCAGTATGGTGGCTCTGGAAGGGGACAGAATCCAATGGGTGGTGCTAGAAACCAACGATATGGAGGATGGCAATAG